From Acidimicrobiia bacterium, a single genomic window includes:
- a CDS encoding tetratricopeptide repeat protein has product MADRLRALWDFGDLTATEQHLRDQLDLESSDDGRAEVLSQLARIEGLRDDFERGEALIVEAEASGSSGAARSRIDLERGRLLRSGGRPEAALPLFESAFAAAVDAGQYFIAVDAAHMAALAAPDHDGFMAWTQRGVELADSHAEAHYWLGPLLNNLGWQLFDTGDLDAALGAFERALDVRLAEPDNRLEIEVARYAVGKTLRALGRASEAIPILETAVAWAVDSGAPDGWFHEELAEEYAAVGRDIEAGQQARLALPLLTDVDLFFRGDAERVARLSTLADGTATPG; this is encoded by the coding sequence ATGGCCGACCGCCTTCGAGCTTTATGGGATTTCGGCGATCTCACCGCCACCGAGCAGCACTTGCGCGACCAGCTCGACCTAGAGTCCTCTGATGACGGCCGCGCTGAGGTGCTCAGTCAGCTCGCACGAATTGAGGGACTGCGCGATGATTTTGAGCGTGGAGAAGCGCTTATTGTCGAAGCCGAGGCTTCGGGCAGCAGCGGCGCGGCGCGGAGTCGCATTGACCTCGAACGGGGGCGCCTACTCCGATCAGGCGGACGGCCAGAAGCTGCGCTGCCGCTGTTCGAGTCAGCCTTCGCCGCGGCCGTGGACGCCGGCCAGTATTTCATCGCGGTGGATGCCGCTCATATGGCGGCGCTGGCCGCACCGGACCACGACGGCTTCATGGCATGGACCCAGCGGGGAGTCGAACTGGCCGACAGCCACGCCGAAGCTCACTACTGGCTGGGGCCGTTGCTCAACAACCTTGGCTGGCAGTTATTCGATACGGGAGATCTGGACGCGGCCCTGGGCGCCTTCGAACGGGCTCTCGACGTTCGTCTCGCCGAACCCGACAACCGGCTGGAGATCGAGGTAGCTCGTTATGCCGTTGGCAAAACGCTCCGGGCGCTCGGACGGGCCAGCGAAGCAATCCCGATTCTTGAGACCGCAGTCGCCTGGGCAGTCGACTCGGGAGCGCCCGATGGCTGGTTCCATGAAGAACTCGCCGAAGAGTACGCGGCAGTCGGGCGCGATATTGAGGCCGGTCAGCAAGCGCGGTTGGCGTTGCCGCTCCTCACTGATGTCGACCTGTTCTTCAGGGGAGACGCCGAGCGGGTGGCCCGCCTCAGCACTCTGGCAGATGGCACAGCCACTCCTGGCTAG
- a CDS encoding SIMPL domain-containing protein (The SIMPL domain is named for its presence in mouse protein SIMPL (signalling molecule that associates with mouse pelle-like kinase). Bacterial member BP26, from Brucella, was shown to assemble into a channel-like structure, while YggE from E. coli has been associated with resistance to oxidative stress.): MTTNQEPTGITVHGQGRVDVEPDRAELQLAVSRVAVQPAGAFQETRDAVGSVRAALQATGIAEDAIEVSRLRLNAVYDYSNGRNALTGHEASADVTVVIKDINATDGIITSAIDAGANAVQSLVFDTTRRAELQAAAQRAAVTDALQKAAVFAGAAGVSPGDVVSIEEVGSGGPIPMAGRKLMAESADQAFVSGSINIEASVILVLSISRP, translated from the coding sequence ATGACAACCAACCAGGAACCCACAGGCATCACGGTCCATGGACAGGGGCGTGTTGACGTCGAACCCGACCGGGCCGAGCTACAACTCGCCGTTTCGCGAGTTGCCGTCCAACCAGCCGGAGCATTCCAGGAGACCCGGGACGCAGTCGGTTCCGTCAGGGCGGCGCTGCAAGCAACCGGGATCGCCGAAGACGCCATTGAAGTATCCCGTCTCCGCTTGAACGCCGTCTACGACTACTCCAACGGCAGGAACGCCCTGACCGGTCACGAGGCGTCAGCCGACGTCACGGTCGTGATCAAAGACATCAACGCCACCGACGGCATCATCACCTCGGCCATCGACGCAGGCGCCAACGCCGTCCAGTCACTCGTGTTCGACACCACCCGTCGGGCCGAACTGCAAGCAGCCGCCCAGCGGGCAGCCGTTACCGACGCCTTGCAGAAGGCTGCGGTGTTCGCAGGAGCGGCCGGAGTATCACCTGGCGACGTCGTTTCCATCGAAGAAGTTGGGTCAGGTGGCCCGATACCGATGGCGGGTCGCAAGCTTATGGCGGAGAGCGCCGACCAAGCATTCGTGTCTGGCTCCATCAATATCGAGGCATCCGTCATCCTCGTGCTGTCGATCAGCCGCCCCTAG
- a CDS encoding nitrogen fixation protein NifH — protein MVQRPTWLERVNGDPLPWLLDESDPGVRAATLMRLMGRPPSDPEVIDLRKEAMAKDPIRSILAAQDEAGWWVKPGPGYGPKYQGTVWNLIFLDQLGADPDNERVQKAVDYILRMCPTLTGGFGGSGSHIERIPPPSAFIHCLNGNLLRAAIDFGRLDHPAVKAATEWAARTITGEGVDRWYKSGTSGPGFECAANERNPCAWGAIKEMKALAAIPPRRRTRLVRQAIEVGAEFLLARDPAVADYPMGYGNVKPSGTWFKLGFPSGYICDVLEILEVLDELGRGSDRRLDNAKEWLLTQQDDLGRWRNRRAYKGKTTVEIDRQALPSKWVTLRAYSVLVGGRKLVPA, from the coding sequence ATGGTGCAGCGACCGACCTGGTTGGAACGCGTGAATGGCGACCCGTTGCCGTGGTTGCTCGACGAGTCGGACCCTGGAGTTCGTGCTGCCACCCTGATGAGGTTGATGGGGAGGCCGCCGTCGGATCCAGAGGTCATCGACCTGCGCAAAGAAGCCATGGCGAAGGATCCGATCCGATCGATCCTGGCCGCCCAGGATGAGGCGGGCTGGTGGGTTAAGCCGGGCCCGGGATATGGCCCGAAGTACCAGGGAACCGTTTGGAATCTCATCTTCCTCGATCAGCTCGGAGCCGATCCCGACAACGAGCGGGTTCAGAAGGCTGTCGACTACATCCTTCGCATGTGCCCCACTCTTACGGGCGGGTTCGGCGGCTCGGGGTCGCATATAGAACGTATCCCACCCCCATCGGCATTCATTCATTGTCTCAACGGCAATCTGCTCAGGGCCGCCATCGACTTCGGGCGGCTAGACCATCCGGCGGTGAAGGCGGCAACAGAGTGGGCCGCCCGCACCATCACTGGTGAGGGCGTCGACCGTTGGTACAAATCCGGTACAAGTGGCCCCGGGTTCGAGTGTGCAGCCAACGAACGTAACCCATGCGCCTGGGGTGCCATCAAGGAGATGAAGGCTCTTGCCGCCATCCCACCCCGGCGCCGCACCCGGCTGGTCCGCCAGGCGATCGAAGTAGGCGCTGAATTCCTACTGGCAAGAGATCCGGCGGTAGCGGACTATCCGATGGGCTATGGAAACGTCAAACCGTCGGGCACCTGGTTCAAGTTGGGGTTTCCGTCCGGGTACATATGTGACGTGCTGGAGATCCTCGAAGTGCTCGATGAACTGGGCCGGGGTTCCGATCGTCGCTTGGACAACGCCAAAGAATGGTTGTTGACCCAGCAGGACGACCTGGGCCGGTGGCGCAATCGGCGTGCGTACAAGGGCAAGACGACCGTGGAAATCGACCGACAAGCCCTACCGTCGAAGTGGGTCACGCTGCGGGCCTACTCCGTCCTGGTTGGTGGCAGGAAACTCGTTCCTGCGTAG